One genomic segment of Anaerobiospirillum thomasii includes these proteins:
- a CDS encoding ATP-binding protein has protein sequence MTNKVVLLEMEQEVLKSLRGLKLVGFSEALLRQLQQPEIYNKINFMERISIAVQEHIDYLHMKKSQTILKKSRLKGIRTIDTIDAEESRGLSASLIAELTTLGFETKHQNIIIRGASGTGKTELVCALGRLACSRAISTEYYTASDLMELCACMNIEERHRLRERLKKIKILIIDDLFLTEFQNSDYAKYLHDILDDRINVGSTIFATQLADSGIAARVDNIGSAVADALVRRIKNCAFDIVLKPFVDPLATLKDSKNV, from the coding sequence ATGACAAATAAAGTTGTACTGCTGGAGATGGAGCAGGAAGTTTTAAAATCATTAAGAGGATTAAAGCTCGTTGGCTTTTCAGAGGCATTGTTAAGACAACTGCAGCAACCAGAGATATATAACAAAATTAATTTTATGGAGAGAATCAGTATTGCAGTCCAGGAGCATATTGACTATCTGCATATGAAAAAAAGTCAAACAATACTTAAAAAGAGCAGGCTCAAAGGTATCAGAACTATAGATACAATCGATGCTGAGGAGTCCAGAGGACTGTCTGCATCTTTAATTGCTGAGCTGACAACATTAGGTTTTGAGACCAAGCATCAGAACATAATCATTAGAGGAGCCTCTGGGACAGGCAAGACTGAGCTTGTATGTGCACTGGGCAGACTGGCATGCTCAAGAGCAATTTCTACAGAATATTATACGGCCTCAGATCTGATGGAGCTATGTGCATGTATGAACATAGAAGAAAGGCATAGACTCAGGGAACGTCTAAAAAAAATTAAAATATTAATAATTGACGATTTATTCCTAACAGAGTTCCAAAACTCTGATTATGCCAAATATCTACATGATATTTTAGACGATAGAATAAATGTGGGGTCAACTATTTTTGCCACACAGCTTGCTGACAGTGGAATTGCTGCGAGGGTTGATAATATTGGATCTGCCGTAGCCGATGCTCTTGTCAGGAGAATAAAAAACTGTGCTTTTGATATCGTCCTAAAGCCATTTGTAGACCCGCTGGCAACACTAAAGGATAGCAAGAATGTCTAA
- a CDS encoding IS66 family transposase gives MAHLDRNNSNTAPATNIAGTDLNALSKEQLIALLQEQSRQHKKEMQEQSQQHKKEMQELQSHSVKEQKSQIDIITRLRAHIKSQDTRINELNDSVADYKKLTSEQKNEIEELKAGNAGQKDVIVNALTFIKDNRDAFANLIKDNPPEDLYNLKEINSYLMIFLSNARIATAQLGRYIRGTYVSSQSESNKNYKIQSDSENSSDSSIKGSESASANNVEPKDSENTAPTYATYPDYTEHKDVDVAAASIVSHDDRDMEELSLMCDVEEKECCADSMSTLQSVQSVIELSGEIRKNNKNSAGVVLDPLAEERSILNLSKDSDITKAIKVPTGFRIRCYCPTCKHIHEFKFDGKVKRANEVKEYQGIDTKISLSAVQNLIGVGCGTTIEYNPALITAYDTYEVKTRSDDRPEEGVRNSNECDSKIEQSLNQEVIVTNQDRQNTPKTHTNESADNSELKNSDNKAKVNKKILQNICRHDGAVKSSHDIAHDLISYKGRNDIINPNTFDFDAFALLPCFNKCALSAGLMSALHSMFAMLSAPKSRITTMLNGLGVDWSRVHITDIINGGSRAFFHGVAEVIHNDMLYNCRSVIMDETTLKVRSQKTKGGYIKKSQLWCMATSWTEEVSATYFRASDSRNADNVLDLLDSKNPSSIDTITTDGYAGYDAAVEEFKKAGIDICHASCWTHARRPLHRYLTESGLLKIYNQYLLPDGCEMSAFMENLIKYEQKNKGAKSLSALNRDCFIVYYLINCLFYIDSSAWQEAIIKGTSFEDEIEKYRKNISSKVLDAIFDVVRHIIRENGNIVIKCSGSRHGRVKYRKSNQHAVSGPLIYLLNQETKLREFVDKPHIELSSSAAERAIRLGACARHSFQFLNHPDSAQTFADHLTIANTCTMNNVSFTQYTLWLMANIRYRIVQKLMLEGMQSHAVSLPKSRTEIIEDGDNKVKIRIGLYDKANKTIFDEISYEGLTPYDFKTLILSHGE, from the coding sequence ATGGCTCACTTAGATCGCAACAACAGTAACACAGCCCCTGCCACCAATATTGCAGGTACAGACTTAAATGCTCTTAGCAAGGAGCAGCTTATTGCTCTGCTGCAGGAGCAGAGCCGGCAGCATAAAAAAGAGATGCAGGAGCAGAGCCAGCAGCATAAAAAAGAAATGCAGGAGCTACAGAGTCATTCTGTTAAAGAGCAGAAAAGCCAGATTGATATCATAACCAGGCTGCGAGCCCATATTAAAAGTCAGGATACACGTATAAACGAGCTAAATGACTCTGTTGCCGATTATAAGAAGCTAACTTCTGAACAGAAGAATGAAATTGAGGAGCTCAAGGCAGGCAATGCAGGCCAGAAGGACGTTATAGTCAATGCACTCACCTTTATCAAGGATAACAGAGATGCCTTTGCAAATCTTATAAAGGACAATCCTCCTGAGGATTTATATAATCTAAAAGAGATTAACTCATATCTGATGATATTTTTATCCAATGCCCGCATTGCTACTGCACAACTTGGCAGATATATAAGGGGTACATATGTATCATCACAAAGCGAGAGCAATAAAAACTATAAAATCCAGAGCGATTCTGAAAATAGCTCAGATTCCAGCATAAAAGGCTCAGAGAGCGCCAGTGCAAATAACGTAGAGCCAAAAGACAGCGAAAATACTGCACCAACCTATGCCACATACCCTGATTATACAGAGCATAAAGATGTAGATGTGGCAGCGGCCTCTATAGTCAGCCACGATGACAGGGACATGGAAGAGCTCTCTTTAATGTGTGATGTGGAGGAGAAAGAGTGCTGTGCTGACAGCATGTCCACACTGCAAAGCGTGCAAAGTGTTATTGAGCTGTCAGGTGAGATTAGAAAAAATAATAAAAACTCAGCAGGTGTGGTTTTAGATCCACTTGCAGAAGAAAGGAGCATTTTAAATCTCTCTAAAGACAGCGACATTACAAAAGCCATCAAAGTGCCTACAGGTTTTAGAATCAGATGCTACTGCCCTACATGCAAACATATCCATGAATTTAAATTTGACGGCAAGGTTAAAAGAGCAAATGAGGTTAAAGAGTATCAGGGTATTGATACCAAAATCAGCCTCAGTGCTGTACAGAATCTCATAGGTGTAGGCTGCGGCACTACCATAGAATACAATCCTGCTCTGATAACTGCCTATGATACCTATGAGGTAAAAACCAGAAGCGATGATAGGCCTGAGGAAGGTGTTCGTAATTCAAACGAATGTGACTCAAAAATAGAACAGTCATTAAATCAAGAGGTTATTGTTACAAATCAGGACAGACAAAATACACCCAAAACCCACACGAATGAGTCTGCAGATAACAGCGAGCTTAAAAACTCAGACAATAAAGCTAAGGTTAACAAGAAGATCCTGCAGAATATCTGCCGCCATGATGGTGCAGTTAAAAGCTCACATGATATAGCCCATGATTTAATTAGCTATAAGGGCAGAAATGACATTATAAATCCCAACACTTTTGATTTTGATGCCTTTGCCTTGCTGCCATGCTTTAATAAATGCGCTCTATCTGCTGGGCTTATGAGTGCATTACACTCAATGTTTGCCATGCTCAGTGCTCCTAAGAGCCGTATTACCACCATGCTCAACGGCCTGGGTGTTGACTGGTCGCGTGTACATATCACAGATATTATAAATGGAGGCTCAAGAGCTTTTTTCCATGGAGTGGCTGAGGTTATTCATAATGACATGCTCTATAACTGTCGCAGCGTTATTATGGACGAGACCACACTTAAGGTACGCTCGCAAAAGACTAAAGGCGGTTATATTAAAAAGTCACAGTTATGGTGTATGGCCACATCCTGGACGGAGGAGGTAAGTGCCACCTATTTCAGAGCCTCAGACAGTAGAAATGCTGACAATGTCCTGGATTTGCTCGACAGTAAAAATCCAAGCTCAATTGATACTATAACCACTGATGGCTATGCAGGTTATGATGCTGCCGTCGAGGAGTTTAAAAAGGCCGGCATAGATATCTGCCATGCCTCGTGCTGGACTCATGCCAGACGACCTCTGCACCGCTATTTAACTGAATCAGGACTGCTTAAAATCTACAATCAATATCTGCTGCCAGATGGCTGTGAGATGAGTGCTTTTATGGAGAACCTGATAAAATATGAGCAAAAGAATAAAGGTGCAAAATCTTTATCTGCTCTGAACAGAGACTGTTTTATTGTCTATTACCTCATCAACTGCCTGTTTTATATAGACAGCAGCGCCTGGCAGGAAGCTATCATTAAAGGCACCTCATTTGAAGATGAGATAGAAAAGTACAGAAAGAATATATCCTCTAAGGTGCTGGATGCTATATTTGATGTGGTAAGACACATAATCAGAGAAAATGGCAATATAGTTATTAAATGCTCTGGCAGTCGCCATGGCCGTGTCAAATACAGAAAATCAAATCAGCATGCTGTCTCTGGTCCTCTTATCTATCTGCTCAATCAGGAGACAAAGCTCAGAGAGTTTGTAGATAAACCACATATAGAGCTATCCTCATCAGCAGCTGAAAGAGCTATAAGGCTGGGAGCCTGTGCGCGTCACAGTTTCCAGTTTTTAAATCACCCGGACAGTGCTCAGACTTTTGCAGATCACCTGACTATTGCCAATACCTGTACAATGAATAATGTATCATTTACGCAGTATACATTATGGCTTATGGCCAATATCAGATATAGAATTGTGCAGAAACTGATGCTCGAAGGTATGCAGTCACATGCAGTTTCACTGCCAAAATCAAGAACAGAAATTATTGAAGATGGGGACAATAAAGTAAAGATCCGCATTGGGCTGTATGATAAGGCTAATAAGACCATATTTGATGAAATCAGCTATGAAGGACTTACCCCATACGATTTCAAGACTCTGATCTTAAGTCATGGAGAATGA
- a CDS encoding Mu transposase domain-containing protein: MVLQSRVAIVTSYFHKDPNTTREFLFEHCEKSHARAMINVIPSYAVVSYAKVRRNYHIEHNGKLYSVPYKYINHTVTVKEYENSLSIYCDSKLIATHAKLKDSDAKNSTQHDHMPENHQKVIEKRKYRTIDDVLSEAQRLSHELYTYCKYKSEHTRSAPLKSCLSVLNMYIHSSNKAILSEVLNEVMKMPDDYRNYDSVRSLYARRIEEAYSARTKAISATDMASDIAHLKNSIKPDLTVDENGVYRDSNGLILSASIKE; encoded by the coding sequence TTGGTTTTACAATCTAGGGTCGCAATAGTTACTAGTTACTTTCACAAAGATCCAAACACAACCCGTGAATTTTTATTTGAACATTGTGAAAAATCTCATGCAAGAGCCATGATCAATGTAATACCGTCCTATGCCGTTGTATCGTATGCAAAGGTACGCAGAAACTACCATATTGAGCATAATGGCAAGCTGTATTCAGTGCCATATAAATATATAAATCACACGGTGACAGTGAAAGAGTATGAAAACTCATTGAGTATTTACTGTGACAGCAAACTTATAGCTACGCATGCCAAGTTAAAAGACTCTGACGCTAAAAACTCAACACAGCACGATCATATGCCAGAAAATCACCAGAAGGTCATTGAAAAGCGTAAATATCGCACTATTGACGACGTTTTAAGTGAGGCGCAACGATTATCTCATGAGCTTTATACTTATTGTAAATATAAGTCAGAGCACACACGTAGCGCTCCATTAAAATCCTGTTTATCCGTGCTTAATATGTACATTCACAGCTCCAACAAGGCCATTCTCTCTGAGGTTTTAAACGAGGTCATGAAAATGCCGGATGACTATAGAAATTACGATTCAGTCCGTAGTCTATATGCCAGACGCATCGAAGAGGCTTATAGTGCACGGACAAAAGCTATAAGTGCCACAGACATGGCATCTGATATCGCACATTTAAAAAACAGCATCAAGCCTGATCTTACAGTGGATGAGAACGGGGTATACCGTGACTCAAATGGCTTAATTTTATCTGCTTCAATCAAGGAATAA